The DNA segment TATCTATTACTGACGATGAATTAAAAGCGGCATTATCCTCCATCAACAATGAGGCAGCAGCACTGACCATCCCGGTTCCAGATAATGATCAGCATCACGGCCAAGTAAGGTTTACCACTAGTCAGCTCAAGCAATTGACAGAAAAATTGAACGCAAAGAGCACGATCGTTATAAGCTTTGAAGGCTCTGCTGTTGCAGTGCCAGTTTCCCTGCTAAATTCGGCTCCGTCTGGTGCTGAGCTCGAATTTCATATTTCGCAGGCGGATTCCGACAAATCTAAATTCAGTGCCAACGCTTCCGGTGCGACGGTAATTGGTTCTCCTGTTTCATTCGAAGCAAATTGGATTGTTGGCTCAGCAAAAAAATCCGTTGAAGCCCCAAGCAATGTATTCATCAAACGCTCCTTCACCATTCCAGGCAGCATCGGGGCTAACCAGGCAGGCGTCCTCTATGAAAGCAACGGCATCATTCGCCCAATCGCTTCCGTAATGAAGGCACAAGCGGACGATTCGACGTTAGTAACGGTTAGCCGTCCCGGCTTTTCCGTATATGCCGCCGTAGAACGTTCCATTCATTTCAAGGATATTGCCAACTCCTGGGCAGCATCTGATATAGCGGCATTAGCCAACAAATTTATAATTCAGGGAACCTCTGCCGAGACATTCTCACCGAACAACAACTTGACGCGCGCCGAGTTCACCTCCCTGCTTGTAAGATCGTTGGGACTTCAAGCCACTGGGACCATAACATTTTCGGATGTGTCCTCCAACGCTTGGTATGCAAGTGATGTCGCGGCGGCTTATGAGGCAGGGCTAATCCAGGGCACAGGCCAAGACAAATTCTCGCCGAATGCCCATGTAACCCGCCAGGAACTGAGCGCCATTTTGGCCCGGGCTTTGAAACTAACAGGTACTGAGCTCAAGATAAGCAATCCGTCTATACAAGCTTACAAAGATGAAGCGAGCATAGCCGGCTACGCATTAGAAAATATCAAGATGCTATCTGCCGCAGGCATCATCAGCGGCGATCATAACGACAATGGCCAGAGTTTCCGGCCTAATGCGCCAACTACGCGAGAGACAGCGGCGGCAGCGCTTCGTCAATTCCTGCGGCAAGCTGGATTCATTGAATAGGAAGTCTTATTGAGGAAGGAGAGCGAAAGCTCTCCTTTCCTTTATTTTTCACGTACCGTATGAAAGTCAAACTTAAGTACAAACTAGCATAAAACATCCTATGGTGAATTCATGATTCTAAAAACCAAAAGCAAATGTAGCTTGTCGTTCAAGCCAGCTTTATTCATTTGTTCTCTTATTGTATTGGGAATGACAATCTGGGGATCTTTCTCACACGCAGCCGTACATCATGACCCCTCACTGCCTATTGTGGCGGACGAAGGGCTTTATACGATTGAAATCTATCCGCAGTATCACCAACTTATCGTGCGTGCGCAAGGGCAAAAGTTCAAGACATATCCTATTGCTGTCGGAAATCCGGCCACACCTACCCCTGTCGGCGAGTACAAAGTCATTTACAAGGGAACCGATTGGGGGCCATCCTTTGGCCCTCGTTGGCTAGGATTGAATGTCCCCTGGGGAACCTACGGCATTCATGGCACGAATAAGCCTAATTCCATTGGACAGCACTTAAGCCACGGCTGCATACGGATGCGTAACAGAGATGTAATCGAACTGTATGATATGATTCCGATCGGCACCAAAGTAATCATATTCGGACACGTGCTGGGCAACGCCGAGCATGACCCCAGAGCTTTAGCCGAAGGCGATGTCGGAGGAGAAGTTCAACTGATCCAATCCCGGCTGAAAAGCGCTGGATATTTCAATGGAGTTTGCAATGGCAAATTCCGAACCGATACGACAGCTGCCTTGAAACGATACCAGAAGGAACATGGGCTCATTCCGAACGGTATCGTCTCACAGAAAGTATATGAATCCTTGGGACTGCTGGAATGAGGGTTCAACACTAAAAGCCCCAAGCACCTGGAGCGCAGGCTCTCAGTGCTTAGGGCTCGATATAAACAACATAAAAACTTCGTTTCTGGGCTCTTTACAATCTTAATTTACAATCTCAAGCTAGACCTGATTCCAGCCAATGCCGCAAGCACTATGCTATAAAATTCTTCATGGATCTTACCGTCAGCATCCCCGGCTTATCCTGAACAAATGCTTTATCGCCGGAACTGCGGCGCTGAAAGGTCACGGTGTGCGGCAAGCCCGGAATAAGATCGAAGAAGTTATCGGAGAAAATTCCCTCTTCCTCCGCCAACACCCATACTTGCCTTGCAAGACTATCACTTTGAAGCGTAAAGGACGTGCCACCGCTTCCCGGAACCTCTTCGATGGTAATCTCAGCATCCGGCAGCTCAATCTCGCGGAAAGATGCAAAGTAAAAATGCTTACTATCCAACACAACACCAGCCTGTTCCAATTGAACAAGTAAAACGACACACTTGGGATCATAAGTTCCCAGTAACTCTTCTGTTCCAGCAGTAAACACTTTGTCTGCAGCATCGGCACCGACAGCAACCTCTTGTTTCATCATATGCAGCAGTTGACCGCCAAAATCATACAGGCTTAGCTTCAAAATTCCTTCAACAGGCTGCTGCTGATCGGAGATTAGATAAACCGCTATCTCCCCTTCCTGCGTACCGTCAACCGAAAGCATAACATCCCGGAAGCTTCGACGAACCGTATACTGCAAAGCCTTCCAGCGGCCATAGTAATCCATACCCGCCCAGGAAGCGACAGGCCAGCAGTCATTCATTTGCCAATACAGCGTTCCCATGCAGTAAGGCTTATTCCTGCGATGTGCTTCGATCGCTGTTTCGATTGCCTGCGCCTGCAAAATTTGGCTCATATACAGGAATGACTTGAAATCTCGCGGTTCTGGCAAATATTGTTCCATATATTCCTTGATCAACTGATTCCCTCGGCCATTCTTCTGGTGAGCCAGCATAACCTTGGACTCCAGCTCCAGTTGCTGTTCCGGCGCGTATTTCAGTACGGTATCCAGTTCAGGAAAGGACTGAAACCCATATTCACTCATGAATCGGCCAACTTTTTTATTATAGTTATCAAATGGCTCTACCGCGTGCCACACACCCCAATAGTGAACGTCCCCTTCCCCGGTTACCTGAGTCGCATGCTGATTCTCATCGCCGGTCAAACTGCGCAGTGGAGAGGACGGCCAGTAATCAGTGCCAGGTGCCCATTCATTCACGGCATCAGGCAGAATTTGGTGAAACACCGCCTCATAATCAGCCCAAATTTTCTCCCTAATCTCAGAGCTCTCAAATTTCTCCTTCCAGCCCCAGCCTGTACCCCAGGAATAATGCGCCCAAGCAGAATCAATCTCGTTATTTCCGCACCACAGGGCGATAGATGGATGATTCCGTAGACGCTTCACGTTATATTCTGCTTCAGCGGCCACATTCTTAAGGAAGGCCTCGTCCCCTGGATACATACTGCAGGCAAACATGAAATCCTGCCAGACTAGCAGGCCATATTCATCGCACAGCTCATAAAAAATATCCTCTTCATAGATTCCTCCACCCCACACGCGCAGCATGTTCATATTACTCTCCACCGCCGAGGCAATTTCATGGCGATAACGCTCCCGTGTGACCTCTGTTGTGAAGCTGTCATTTGGAATGTGGTTAGCGCCTTTAATGAATACACGCACCCCGTTTAATTTAAAAAAGAAAGACGTTCCTGCCTCATCCTTCTCGCGAATTAACTCAATCTTGCGCAAGCCTGTTCTTATGATTTTCTCGGAAATAACCTTCTCATCCTGCAGCAAAGCCGCACGGAATGCATACAGGGATGGTTCACCAAGTCCACGGCACCACCATAGTCTTGGTTTAGCAACCTCAAGATCCAACGTTATCGTTTGCAGCCCAGGCTGGAGATCGACCTCTTGTTCCCAGCTCATATCCTCCGTACTAATGCGCAGGCTTCCACTCCAGGCTGATACCGCATTGACTTCAACGACGGCCGTCAGTTTAGCCTTGTCAGCGCTTACCTCATCCTGTTGAATATACAGGTCGCTAATTTTCGGAACTGACCACGCCTCCAGACGAACCTCTCGCCATATGCCGCTGGTCACGAATCGCGGCCCCCAATCCCATCCATAATGATACGGTGCTTTGCGGGCAAAAATACTGACCTTCTGCTCCTCTATACCGCCCAACTCAGATTGGTCATTCGCTGCTGGCAGAGCATATCCAAGCTCTGCCAGCTTAGGCAAGTCCTCCATAATCGGCGAACGGAATCTAATGAGTATTTCATTATTTCCTGCAGTCAGTTGCTCCTTGACATCCATCCGCCAGGCTCTGAACATATTATCGGCAGACAGCACATGCTGCTCGTTCACATAGATGTCCGCATATGTATCCAAACCGTCAAACACAAGCTCAATCCGGGGCAAATCCTGCCACCCTTCCGGCAGCTCGAAGCTTGACTTGTATTCCCAATCCTTCTTATCGATCCATTGTAAATCATGTTCATTCGTGCCGTAGAACGGGTCTGAAATCAGACCATGCCGCAGCAAATCAGTATGCACGGTGCCTGGAACTGTGGCGGTGAACCAGTCCGTCTCGTC comes from the Paenibacillus lentus genome and includes:
- a CDS encoding L,D-transpeptidase family protein — its product is MTIWGSFSHAAVHHDPSLPIVADEGLYTIEIYPQYHQLIVRAQGQKFKTYPIAVGNPATPTPVGEYKVIYKGTDWGPSFGPRWLGLNVPWGTYGIHGTNKPNSIGQHLSHGCIRMRNRDVIELYDMIPIGTKVIIFGHVLGNAEHDPRALAEGDVGGEVQLIQSRLKSAGYFNGVCNGKFRTDTTAALKRYQKEHGLIPNGIVSQKVYESLGLLE
- a CDS encoding beta-mannosidase — encoded protein: MSIQQKVLNQWSFKACDETDWFTATVPGTVHTDLLRHGLISDPFYGTNEHDLQWIDKKDWEYKSSFELPEGWQDLPRIELVFDGLDTYADIYVNEQHVLSADNMFRAWRMDVKEQLTAGNNEILIRFRSPIMEDLPKLAELGYALPAANDQSELGGIEEQKVSIFARKAPYHYGWDWGPRFVTSGIWREVRLEAWSVPKISDLYIQQDEVSADKAKLTAVVEVNAVSAWSGSLRISTEDMSWEQEVDLQPGLQTITLDLEVAKPRLWWCRGLGEPSLYAFRAALLQDEKVISEKIIRTGLRKIELIREKDEAGTSFFFKLNGVRVFIKGANHIPNDSFTTEVTRERYRHEIASAVESNMNMLRVWGGGIYEEDIFYELCDEYGLLVWQDFMFACSMYPGDEAFLKNVAAEAEYNVKRLRNHPSIALWCGNNEIDSAWAHYSWGTGWGWKEKFESSEIREKIWADYEAVFHQILPDAVNEWAPGTDYWPSSPLRSLTGDENQHATQVTGEGDVHYWGVWHAVEPFDNYNKKVGRFMSEYGFQSFPELDTVLKYAPEQQLELESKVMLAHQKNGRGNQLIKEYMEQYLPEPRDFKSFLYMSQILQAQAIETAIEAHRRNKPYCMGTLYWQMNDCWPVASWAGMDYYGRWKALQYTVRRSFRDVMLSVDGTQEGEIAVYLISDQQQPVEGILKLSLYDFGGQLLHMMKQEVAVGADAADKVFTAGTEELLGTYDPKCVVLLVQLEQAGVVLDSKHFYFASFREIELPDAEITIEEVPGSGGTSFTLQSDSLARQVWVLAEEEGIFSDNFFDLIPGLPHTVTFQRRSSGDKAFVQDKPGMLTVRSMKNFIA